The following are encoded in a window of Variovorax paradoxus genomic DNA:
- a CDS encoding ATP-dependent helicase, with protein sequence MSHGLNLAQQEAVNYMHGPCLVLAGAGSGKTRVITHKIGRLIQSGLKPERIAAITFTNKAAAEMRERAKDLIGRDARKVVVCTFHALGVRMMREDGHVLGLKKAFSILDSDDVTKILKDCGGTVDVATARIWQWTISKWKNMGLNATQAAAAAVDDNERITAEIMGQYEERLQAYQSVDFDDLIGMPLKLLYEFPEVRAKWQAALGHILVDEYQDTNATQYEVLKALAGERGQFTAVGDDDQSIYGWRGATLDNLKKLPVDYPTLKVIKLEQNYRSTSAILRAANNVIGPNPKLFPKTLFSELGEGEPVRIVDADTELHEAERTVARIISLRAGDVVSQGKQYKEFRDFAILYRANHQARIFEQALRKAQIPYKVSGGQSFFDRAEIKDLCGWFRLWVNNDDDPAFLRAITTPKRGIGHTTLASLGSFASQYKLSLFAALFSPSLPSVIPKRTLDGVHEFGRYINDLEYRARRTMGAEASRAFMLEWLKEIDYERHLYEGEDSEAAAATRWTNVLEFVDWMSQRAGGSLDDASGADDTNPNEHKSLLEVAQTISLLSTISEREQDQNVVTLSTLHASKGLEWPHVMLIGVTEGLLPFKLDDDNGRQKVVSDETTQRLQEERRLMYVGITRAQRSLAVSWTKKRKQGRDMVPCMPSRFIAEMGLDKATTKEDPREKLKALRAEFARKALDSAAKAAATP encoded by the coding sequence ATGTCCCACGGTCTCAATCTCGCCCAGCAAGAAGCGGTCAACTACATGCACGGTCCCTGTCTGGTGCTCGCAGGCGCGGGCTCGGGCAAGACGCGCGTGATCACGCACAAGATCGGCCGGTTGATCCAGTCGGGCCTGAAGCCCGAGCGCATCGCGGCCATCACCTTCACGAACAAGGCGGCCGCCGAAATGCGCGAGCGCGCCAAGGACCTGATCGGGCGCGACGCGCGCAAGGTGGTGGTGTGCACCTTCCACGCACTGGGCGTGCGCATGATGCGGGAAGACGGCCACGTGCTGGGCCTGAAGAAGGCCTTCAGCATCCTGGACAGCGACGACGTCACCAAGATATTGAAAGACTGCGGCGGCACCGTCGACGTCGCCACCGCCCGCATCTGGCAGTGGACGATCAGCAAGTGGAAGAACATGGGCCTGAACGCCACGCAGGCCGCGGCGGCGGCGGTGGACGACAACGAGCGCATCACGGCCGAGATCATGGGCCAGTACGAAGAGCGGCTGCAGGCCTACCAGAGCGTGGACTTCGACGACCTCATCGGCATGCCGCTGAAGCTGCTGTACGAGTTCCCCGAGGTGCGCGCCAAGTGGCAGGCGGCGCTGGGCCACATCCTCGTCGACGAATACCAGGACACCAACGCCACGCAGTACGAAGTGCTCAAGGCCTTGGCGGGCGAGCGCGGCCAGTTCACTGCCGTGGGCGACGACGACCAGTCGATCTACGGCTGGCGCGGCGCCACGCTGGACAACCTGAAGAAGCTGCCGGTCGACTACCCGACGCTCAAGGTCATCAAGCTGGAGCAGAACTACCGCTCCACCAGCGCCATTCTTCGCGCGGCCAACAACGTGATCGGCCCCAACCCCAAGCTGTTTCCGAAGACGCTGTTCTCGGAACTCGGCGAAGGCGAGCCGGTGCGCATCGTCGATGCCGACACCGAACTGCACGAGGCCGAGCGCACGGTGGCGCGCATCATCAGCCTGCGCGCGGGCGATGTGGTTTCGCAGGGCAAGCAGTACAAGGAGTTCCGCGACTTCGCGATCCTGTACCGCGCCAACCACCAGGCCCGCATCTTCGAGCAGGCACTGCGCAAGGCGCAGATTCCGTACAAGGTGTCGGGCGGCCAGAGCTTCTTCGACCGCGCCGAAATCAAGGACCTGTGCGGCTGGTTTCGCCTGTGGGTCAACAACGACGACGACCCGGCGTTCCTGCGCGCCATCACCACGCCCAAGCGCGGCATCGGCCACACGACGCTGGCCAGCCTGGGCAGCTTCGCGAGCCAGTACAAGCTGAGCCTGTTCGCAGCGCTGTTCAGCCCGTCGCTGCCGAGCGTGATCCCGAAGCGCACGCTCGATGGCGTGCACGAGTTCGGTCGCTACATCAACGACCTGGAATACCGCGCGCGCCGCACCATGGGCGCCGAAGCCTCGCGGGCCTTCATGCTCGAGTGGCTCAAGGAAATTGATTACGAGCGCCATCTCTACGAAGGCGAAGACAGCGAGGCCGCGGCCGCCACGCGCTGGACCAACGTACTGGAGTTCGTCGACTGGATGTCGCAACGCGCCGGCGGTTCGCTCGACGACGCCTCGGGCGCCGACGACACCAATCCGAACGAGCACAAGAGCCTGCTCGAAGTGGCGCAGACCATCTCGCTGCTGTCGACCATCAGCGAGCGCGAACAGGACCAGAACGTGGTCACGCTCTCGACGCTGCATGCGTCCAAGGGCCTCGAATGGCCGCATGTGATGCTCATCGGCGTGACCGAAGGCCTGCTGCCTTTCAAGCTCGACGACGACAACGGCCGCCAGAAGGTGGTGAGCGACGAAACCACGCAGCGCCTGCAGGAAGAGCGCCGCCTGATGTACGTGGGCATCACCCGCGCGCAGCGCAGCCTGGCCGTGAGCTGGACCAAGAAGCGCAAGCAGGGCCGCGACATGGTGCCCTGCATGCCGAGCCGCTTCATTGCCGAGATGGGCCTGGACAAGGCCACGACCAAGGAAGACCCGCGCGAGAAACTGAAGGCGCTGCGCGCCGAGTTCGCACGCAAGGCGCTGGACAGCGCGGCCAAGGCCGCCGCCACGCCATGA